actgcatatctttaagaaaaattaaatgcatattgaTGTAGAGCGGTTATACCTTCTTTATGATCCCCGGTGTAGAAGTTCTGAGtgcagggtgggaccaaacttggtatatagtgtttatgtgtaaaacatttaaatagcatcttctctagtgttattgatactaaattgaaattgaatagatcaagatatagggctcacggcgggtgtgaccggtcgacaggggatgcttactcctccatcgtacctgatcccacctctggtatattcagggatctgtgtttgtccaactctctattttgtatttcttatagagTTCCATtgtatgagtttgatcactgttcgttatctttacctttcatatttagaaagagcaggtagtcctttaccaaaattgtaaatttgatgatcccagtggtaggggttttggtatcagggtggagccaaaatggtcagttatcaaatgtgtgaacaattaAACGTTTTGAAcatcttaataactaccattccaattaatttcaaattcagtacGAAACATATTTGGGACATTGTAtatttcaggactcttgcaccccTGGTGTCTTAGGGATGAAGCAAACATTTACCAactgctattgatactaaactgaaaataaatagatatttataagcagtaggtagtcctttactaaaattgtaaatttcatgatcccagatAATAGGGATTTTGGCTCCAGGGCCAGAATTaacatagtgattattgtctttatcatttgaaagacttcatTACGTTTCTAAGTATAAAACTAAATGtttatttaggaaaagcagaaaattATGTACCAAAATTGGTTTCTTGATCCaaaaacaatcaacaatttaaaagaatttaagcAATCCTtccataattttcaaaaataagtgAAAACTTTTATATGGGAAAAAGATCTGTATTTCAATGTTTTAGCTTAGTTCCatcctcctgtgatgtcataagatttCGTGAAGTCAATGATTTATTAAGAtatatgcatgacaggaacataaattatgttggagtctttttcaacaGTTAtcgtaaaaaatcttgttaaccataaaatatttcaaaagtctaagttatatagaaataataaattatatgtttcaaaatattgaatccaaagGCAATAACTGTTTTCATATCAATTCCATTATTCGATAGAtgcagtttcatgaaattgtcaTGAATACTGTGatatcgttttaaccagtttttgtgaaattttgataatgctgtttatgGAAAATTGCAATTCTCTTACCTTGATAACAGGTAATATATGTACTaattgataaaagaaatattaatacCATGAAAACTCTATTGCacaataactgaaaaattgcaTTCGTAAGTGGACAACATATTCAAGGATAGAATTTATTGTCAACAAAATATCTAATTAACAACTCTTTGGctgtatcatacatgtatcatatcaaaGTATATATCATACGATTAGTAATTAATGATCATCATATAGAATTaaaccaaagaaaataaattaaattgtcCATGAAGGTTGATCCAGTGGCGGTATTGGTTTGCCACCTAAAGTAGCAGCAGTCTGGACTTGACGCCACTGTTGTTGTTGCTGATCTTGAAGTAAAGCCAAATCATTTTGTAGCTGTGTCAACTCCTCCTCCTTTTTGGCGGCCATTGTGTGGTTTTGTGTATCTGAATAATAACCTATTTCTCGGGCAGTATGCGAGATTTTGTGGTTTATAAGTTCTCGGAGGGATTCCTGCTTCGCTGCAACGTAACCCACATATTCTGATCGGCCTAGACCATGAATTACTTCAAAAGTTATCGGCCACTTTTCACCACAGACACCCTGGTGGTCGTCTTGGTCTATTGTCCACAGTGCAACGCCACCAAGATGGTTTGAAGCTACCAACATTGCCTACAATTTCATAAAgtgatcaaaatatgtattactCGATTGGTCTTCCTGCATTTCATTCTTGTTTGTAATTATACCTTAAATAGTTCTGGGTTTTAGCATTTATAATTGTGTATTTCATAAGTTTCTTTATTCCTACCTTTTCCCTAACACTTCTTAAATTATCGAATCCAACCCATTCATTTCCCATAACAAAATATGGTACTTTCTGTTCGGGTATATATTGTTCTGGAACTCCACTTCTAATGATATGGCATATCTGTAAAAGGTAATCACACAATGCtttgtcaaaataaaattttcgaAAGGCGGTGACTTTGATAACTTATTAAACAAAATAACTTGAACAGTTTTGTAATACATCTGTATTTGAATTCATAAATCGGTGAAAACAACggacagcgatcaatctcataactcctataaagtttataaaattAAGAGgagggcaaacatggacaccTAGACATACTagtaccaaaggtgggatcaggtgcctagaaggaataAGCGTCTTCTGCgctcaaacccgccgtgagccctgtatctagatcgggtaaacggagccagtatgtaaagaacaaccTCAATTGATGTGAGacatgtcaaacagcattttacccaatgacggGTTGTATAGGAAGATGACCAGATATAGATTTTCGATTGGACTTGAGGACGTTATCTTTtctatataggagttatgagattgatcactgttcgttagcttcacctttataggagttatgagattgatcactgttcgttagcttcacctttataggagttatgagattgatcactgttcgttagcttcacctttataggagttatgagattgatcactgttcgttatcgtcacctatagaggagttatgagattgatcactgttcgttagcttcacctttataggagttatgagattgatcactgttcgttagcttcacctttataggagttatgagattgatcactgttcgttagcttcacctttataggagttatgagattgatcactgttcgttagcttcacctttataggagttataagattgatcactgttcgttagcttcacctttataggagttatgagattgatcactgttcgttagcttcacctttataggagttatgagattgatcactgttcgttagcttcacctttataggagttatgagattgatcactgttcgttatcgtcacctatataggagttatgagattgatcactgttcgttagcttcacctttataggagttatgagattgatgactgttcgttagcttcacctttataggagttatgagattgatcactgttcgttagcttcacctttataggagttatgagattgatcactgttcgttagcttcacctttataggagttatgagattgatcactgttcgttagcttcacctttataggagttatgagattgatcactgttcgttagcttcaccattataggagttatgagattgatcactgttcgttagcttcacctttataggagttatgagattgatgactgttcgttagcttcacctttataggagttatgagattgatcactgttcgttagcttcacctttTTCTCTTTGTATTGTATTCTAAGACAGTTACCTTATTGACAGGAATTCCTTCTCCTCCGTCAGAGCCTGGTCCTATGGCAGGAGACCCAGGTGTGGTCATATTAGGATTCTGGAGTGTGAAGGATCGACCATAGTAAGGAATACCTATCACAATCATGCTTTTCGGGACACCTGCTTCTGCCCAACTCCTTGCCAAGGTATTCTGAAGTAGATGTATTTCTTTATAATACATAAGATATGGAGTCTATTGATCTCGCTCTAATAAATATCAATCAAATGGTCAAAAgtttaataaaaacaagaacACACAATGTTGATAGGGCTTTCCTCATGGGTGAGAGGGCTGTGGTGAATGGCAGTCATCGGGTCTTCCCAATGTCCATGGAGGTCGTAAGTCTTGAGGTTGAAGAAATCCACCTCTCTGAAAtacacatccgtattttcatACGTTAACACAGTTTAAAACATACATAATATTTCTAATCCCCCACATTTAATAATCTAAATCGTTataaattacaaatatacatacaatcaTACACCAGAGAAAATTCTCTTTTATCTCCACCATTACCAGGAATGAGGAGTCGACCAATATAATCATTTTGATGTGCATTAGGGCATTATTCTCTTCAATTTGTAAtgattatttatttgtatgattCAGCCCCATTGGGTGTTTTAAATAGATTACTAAAAATTTCCAGGCTCTTTGGACTTGATAGCCAACGTTACAAACTCTTAACTCTGATTTTATACCTTGACAGTctattttgatgattttccttGCCTTTCCTTTGAAGTCGTTCGGGTTAATAATGTACCTTGCCAGGCTATTAAGGTCCTGGTTATGTCGTAACTGTTAATGGAATACCTTACCAGCCTTTTGAGCTCGTAAGAGTTGATTACGTACTTTACCAGTCTCCCGAAGTTCTTTTCTGGTTATAAGATATCATGAAGTgctgtggaatcatcattgttcgtggggagttgatgttcgtggatttcttGGGTCACTctacccacgaatttacgtgtcctcgaacgttttttaaaccaagtagaCTTATCTTTCCTATtgacatcgtatcgcttacccacgaaattacgtccccacgaaccagtaaaattttgcttacccacgaacattcgcccccacgaattaaaatgattccacagtacctTCCTAGCCTATCAAAGTCGTACGAGCCTTGCCAGCCCTCTCGTGTCCTTCCAGTTGTTGACATACCTTGTCATCCGTTTAAGATCGTAGGAGTTAATAACTCTGTACGCGCTTGGGTCCACAGACAGGGAGAGAGACAACGACCATTTACTGTCAGGTTCATGTTCCGTTTCTATGGCGTGCCGCATTATCTATCAAAGAGAAGATGGTTATCACATATACTTCCTCCATGGAGGTTGGTGTGTTGTATGTGCATCTGTGTGtgcgtctctctctctctctctctctctctctctctctttgtgtGTGCTTAAGTAAAAAGATGAAGGAAATTATTTGCACAGTCGTCTGTTTGTCACTCAAAatcatgtgtacatatattgcaACAGAGCAAAATGTTGTAGACCCTTATCATAGAGGtttgtgtatttcaaaatataatttaaacatTGTAGATAATAATTTATGTTATATACCATAGTGGTGGACttttagtccccgagggtctctacagcccagtagctaagtacttcgttactagcttcaaaatacggatgtatctttaattactgttataaaatttagaaattcatttcaaaattatggattatctccctcacgcatagctcttatccttagacgaatttgactccacttttttgacacacttgtttttccctataatagctcaaaaacgtcattgttatctcggatttcaaacatttcagttgagcatcactgaagagacattatttgtcgaaattctggtgcatcaaaattggtaccgtatacgttttacatataAGCCCTAAGAATGATAGCAACTATCTACGATTGCTTTAGAAAGTCATAATATGCTCCTTTCACATATATGTAAACCCAACTACTTATTTGTCCTATGCATACGACAGAATGGACTGGCTAAGTTAGTTAGATACGGAATTGATAAAGCATATGAGAAATGAGatcaattttgttgaaattatgTGTAGTTTTTCTTGCGAACAGTGGTATGAGAAAGTTAAGATACATTTTGTAATTGCACAAGTCAATCGACGTACAACAGACGGTCGGTTGTCGTATAACTGACATGCGAGGTCCTGAAAACAGTTCTGGAACATTCGTACATTCACTAGGGGTTTAACTCATTTCTACGAGTTTTAGAACCTCATCTTTCTCAAAAATGGCACTGTCTTTGGTTATTGCAAGAGTTAATAATTAAATAAGAGACTGAAACTTTTCTAAGATTACGACATTGAGCAACGGTTGTATTTGCCGTCATACATGCACTTCAgacaacacacatacatacagcTGTCTGAGGAATGTTACCGGTGCTCTTATATACATTTTGTGGACGTCTGTTACATAAGCTGCATCTGCCAAAGTCGATCATAGGGTCTTTGTAAATACCCGTGTGAATCTGAGGTTGAGCTATCGATAGTCATGTAGCAGATGCAAGGCGAAGCAGATGTACGACAACCGAGCATCTCAAGAATTATGTCTACTTTGTTTTGCTACAATGATATGGGGCTGACACGAGTTGACTTTGATTGTTTTGTACCATTTTCTCATGGTAATGTTACAGCGGAGACATATgcatgtatgcaaggtgaagataacgaacagtgatcaatctcataactcctataagcaatacaaaatagatagttgggcaaacacggacccctggacacaccagaggtgggatcaggtgcctaggaggagtaagcatcccctgttgaccggtcacacccgccgtgagccgtatatcctgatcaggtaaacggagttatccgcagtcaaaatcagtgtgtcaagaacggcttaacaatcggtatgaaacacatcagacagcatttgacccaattataggttgtattgacgaactagatcgctataacgaccatagaatttgtgaaatgctgacttcaatcgagactgttgaaacccctgtaccttcaacttgtttgtcagtagcttgcctcgatttaaaaactgactatacgcagaacaagctcttgcgtatcgaatcagatatataaacaccatatgcaggtgataacggaatattgttacataaatatgggaagttgacgatgaagaagctgaaatcatcccgtttgtcatacagttgagttgtatGTCTCTGATTAaaacatatatttcatgaatatgtaaacgttacaaaattttgaaaccACCTTAAAAACATCAATGTCAGTAACTTTAGTCGTGTTCACACTGACATCGtaccacaaaatatcgtagagtagtgtaaaatatgttttgttatttatacTGAAACTCTTCTTCTTGAAGACAGAAATAAGAAGCTATATTTCGCTCCAATCTTAGGATCCTCATAGAACAGTTACAGGAAGACCGCACGGTTTGGCGGCAAGTTCCCTCTCTACGACAGTCGCAAGGCACATGTATCATATGTGAGTATTACTACTCaactttcaaatatgaaaaaaaaagttgagtAGTGTCGCGCACACAAGTAAGCCATTTTCCTGATAAAACGTTACGTTGTACGTATAAGGGGTTCAATCAAATGTTATTGACATCAATCGTTTCATCTTTACTTGATGAATGAGAGATATATTGGGACGAAAACTTtcataaaatatgaattctatTGATACAATCATTCAttcaaatcaaatatatttAGCTTTGTAATTGATCGATTTCTCCTTAAATGTTTGTCTTAGCAACATTTCATGTGTTATCCGTCATATCAGCAGACTAACTAATTGTTCCGATAATTTATGgcttatatttgaatataattCTCTTTACGTTCATTATTTTAGCAGGTGTTTCATTTATGACGGACAATCACCGTGACACCCTATGCATTTACTTTAATTAACAACAATTTCTATTCATTAGGTGCATGTCCATATTAATGCGTGAGTTTTTCGATGTCATTGCAGACCTACACATGTATGTGTGATAAATGTGTTTTGGTACCGGtatgtttattaaaatatcCAATTGAATTAACCTGATTTGTACGGAAGCCTATAGGTGCAAAcaaaataaacagaaaaaaaatatagcaaatggaaattataaaatgaaaaacgAAATTAATGAATGAATAACGAAATTACGAATTTAATACAAAATCAATAAGTTGAAGAAGACCAAAAAAACTAACGTTAGATAAAACTGAAAATGGAGCGTGCAGCGTTTCGTCACCAGGCAACTGAATCTGAGTCTGGGCGACTTTACCATGGATAGGTTGAATCCGAGTGTGTGGGGgtattaaatttattatatatactaaCAAGACCAACTGGTTCGAGTCTTTTGTTCttattattacaaaaatattgataaaaacatttcaaaattccgAATCGTTACTATTCTCTCTTGAGAATTTGACTAATTGTTGCCTCTCTCCCTCAAATATCGAGTTGTCAAATTCTGAATAGGCAATAGTAACGTTTCGgacttttgaagaaaaaaatcaatagttttattacttgctttttttttattcagtaaattcctattttatacataattttttatgtaataatctcatttttatttgaattattttttattttatcaaataatttagttttctggttttatatattttttctgttaTGGAATATTTGATTTGCACTTACGGACTTTCGTAGTTTTGTAACATATTGATTCTTTCTCGCTATTTCTTTCTCTCACCTCCAACAAATCAGCAAATCTCTCTTTGTCTTCAGCCGTGCTTTTCCTAAAAGCTGGATACTGCCAATCTAGATCGATTCCATCGAAGTCGTGGAACCTGAGGAAGACAATGGCCTCCTTTGCAAACTCTTCCATATTGTCTTTGGACCGGAGTATGTTAGACCACGCCTCGCTGTCCATCATCCAGCCTCCCACAGATAGAACCATGTTTAGATCCTCATTATGATCACGTAATGTGTTCATTCGCTCGAttctgaataaaacaaaacgCTTTTTGAAATCCtaaattttacaattatttaCTATGTTAACTTCATTGTATTTTTAGACTTTTTGAGAAATGCCCGGGTTCGATATAAGGCTGCGACATACCCGATTCATCAATATAAGCAGCGATCGTTCCTTCGATAAGAGCTCGCGGGTGTTTCGGTTAAGACCTTAAACTCAAGATCCCATGATACGGTATGCGTTAGTACTATAAAGAATGTCCTCTGCGGAATGAATTCGAATGTATagtatagattttaaaaaaaattggcacTTCACTAAAGTAGTGATATATCTAGATAAACGAAAACGAAAATCCTCAGAGGGACGCAAAACTTAATAATCGATATTGTATTTTGAATCGTAATCAGTTTTCATTGCCAATAGGAAGCATCGGCATTATTAAATAGcgatacacatacatgtaccaccgGTCAGCatgggtgcttactcctcctaggcatcctACGTCTGGTAtctccagtggtccgtgtttgtcgaactcttaattttgtattctttataggagttatgattttgatcactgttcgttatcgtaaCCTTTTCATACATATGTAGCCATAGAAATGGATCTTACAAGTGCATTTCTTCAAACGCATCTGGGAACTTGACTCTTCTGCCGCTTTCATCGATGGTTCCGTAGGCTAGGGTCAGGTGAGTGCAGTGGAAAGCGTCCACGTTTTCTGGTTGTAGCGCCGTGTTTCCATCTCTGTACGTCGCCCAGGCGCTGTAGTAACACATCTTAATGAATTCTGGAGTGAAATAGAATTCAGAGAATTGTAGGTATGGAATATTCAGTGTAGCCATTGTTCGTGTATTGCAAATGTGTTCAGATGATTGACGACTAAGAACATCCATTATCTGACATTCTATTAAGGATGgtctctacatcgtcataatggctgacttccttttaaaacgtggatgaaaatataaatatcagcaatatttgtctattcattaaaacaattgtcgcctagctgagtagctcagtaggttaacacgtcgactgctgaacggtagatcgcgggttcgagtccagcaagtttattttttaattttttcacaCTGCTTTGTAccaaaacttcatttttgactaaataaagtaaatttgcaagttttcaatttcaaaatattgttgtacatatcctctacttttcatccatatcaaatttctatgGTGTAACATACCTCCATAAATGATACAGATTTAATGTAATATCTTAGGTATTTCTTCTGATTTTAAATACCTATTATTATTTCATTGTCTTCATTTGCATTTTTACAGAATCCGGGCTAATTATGACCGCGCGCTTACAACCTCTCTGGCGCTTAGTTcgtctaaaaataaaattacatagttcttaattattaattttcataaCTCTACTCTAACTCTGAAGTAATGAGTAAGTTGCTTCAAAACTGTATAGAAGAGAGACTATTATTtataatacataatgtatagAAGAGAACTCTTATCTATAATCCATTTTAATTAGAATATGAGGTTACCTAAATAACATGTTTTATTGGGACGAATAGTGTGGTTCTCTACTCGTGATATGCTCggtttttatatctctttttcCTGGTGTATTCTTCTCTGTATTCAATTGGCTATTTTACAACTtccttatttttatttgaaaacacATTATttagataatacatgtaatcaacccACTGCACCTGAAAATCTGGACTATAGACcaaatttgatgatattttacTTGTCCATTTATCTTAGTGTAGTgctattcatttctttaaaTGATTTACAAAACTAGCAAGTAACAAACCTCCATGGACTTCTGTTAAGGTGATTAGAGTGACGAGAAGAAAGGAGCGGATCATCGTATTCATGATCTGAAAAATAAGAGTTCTTATGTCATTGACTGACAGAATTAAATTAGCTCTAAAAGAAATCTCTGATTTCTGTTTTATCTTTATGTGTTGTGTTTTCTCCGTTCCAAAATTCAAAGAATGATCTTTTTTTCACCATATACGTATATAAAGAATGtttggtgttgtttttttttttgttttttaccatagatagatagatttaGATACAattatagatagatagatagatagatacagatagatagatacagatagatagatagatacagatagatagatagatagatagatagatagatacagatagatacatagatagatacagatagatacatagatagatagatacagtTACCcggtagatagatagatagatagatacagagagagagagagagagagagagatacagatagatagatagatagatacagatagatagatagatagatagatagatagatagatagatagatagatagataaaacatgatttaacataataaattatatgtatTACAAATTATAACAAATGTTGAATTATCATATGTATACGATATCAAAACACTTACTGGTCGATATTTTTGTGTATTTGGAGTAAATCCGTAAAAATCAAACAAGAAGGATTACAACGATCTCgacgccattttcttcaatcgtcaATCGCTGACTGCATTATACAGAACAGATACCTGATTTGAATTTAATTAGTAGATCACATTTAGACAGGAACAAGTGAGCTGTGTCACTCTGGCACTATACTGGTAATCATTGTCACTGACGTGAATCTGTCTGTTCCAGACATTATATTGCTTTAATGAATTTCACATATCCTGTTTCGGGCCGAaagatatcatttttcataattaaatTTCGATGTCATAGGTCTACCTGAAGTATTTCGAGAAAAGATAAAATTAGCACAACATCACTCATGATACCTTTTAACTGACCGAAATTTACATAATTCACGTCACTGTATGATCAGTATAATTACTTGCTAAAAACTTCTTTTTCATCATCATATCATGTTTATGTCCAGTGATAATTTTCGTAATGATGTTTGACGGAAATTTTTCGATGCATGTAACAATGTCCATCTGAGGAATTTTACAACACGGAAGTAAGTACATGTGTGTACATTTCATGTTATTGATAAAGAGGAATTACAGATACGAAACTTGTATACTGGTAAGCTACGACTGAATTTCTACACTTCACGAATATCAggatgtttcaattttaaatgattaactatttctgttgattttttatttctaatgaCACATGGCATTAAGTAATTCAATACAAggttgttttgtgtgtgtgtgtgtgtgtgtgtgtgtgtgtgtgtgtgtgtgaagatttgaaattgttttatattcatTAATCAACACAACTTTACTATGTTCAATCAAAGTATATTTCCAGTTTCACGCTTAAGAAATACGTTGAATACTTTGACAAATTCTATACAAGTATTagggagagaaaaaaatatggtATCCTATTTAGTGATGAAAACTAAAAATGATATTATAATCAACGCTTTTTCAAAGTGTATCATTAGTACCAGGTATGTGATTATGGTAAAAATGTCGACTACAATGCGGCTTAAAAATGTTGGCGTAGTAAGTTTGTTCAGAACCTTATCTGAATAGTAATTGTACCGtctattttcatttatacaaaaacagGAGTATAACAGAAATAACATTAACAGAAATTAACAGAAATAtattgttgatacatgtatcggTGTTGATGGTAAATCATTTCTAGAGTGAATTATGACGTTTCCTAAGGTACATTGTGTATATCCTGACAGTTTTCTGTACGTGCAAATTTATTTCCATGACACTAATATAACATTCAATATCCAAtgatttatatttgtaaattgatgAGAATCACATCGTCCACGAAGGCTTGTCAACTGGGGGCATTGGACTACCACCACGAGTTGCAGAAGATTGTACTTGTGCCCAGAACGCGGACTGTTGAGCTTGCATTTTTGCCAACTGTTTGGTATAAGCGGCCACCTCTTTCTCTTTCACTCGAGCTTTTCTGTAGTCATGAGCTCCTGTGAAGAAAGCTAGTTCTTTGTGAGCATGCGATATTTTCTTATTTAGTAAATCTCTCAAAGAACCATGCTTTGCTGATACATAGCTAACATATTCCCGAGGACCAAGTCCGTGAATTATAGCGAACATAAGCGGCCATTTGTCACCACAAGCACCACTGTGGTCATCTTGGTCTACTGTCCAAATTGCCACTCCTCCTA
This genomic window from Ostrea edulis chromosome 4, xbOstEdul1.1, whole genome shotgun sequence contains:
- the LOC125669679 gene encoding uncharacterized protein LOC125669679; amino-acid sequence: MIRTSDYLLKMKMAVWLILFSLISCVSGEFIKMCYYSAWAIYRDGTHALAPENVDAHHCTHMVLAYATIDETGKRVKFPDALEDMHLAERLNDLRDHKDDINMVLSVGGWMMDSEAWTNVVRTKESMDAFITEAIVFLRFYDFDGIDLDWQYPSFRGSTHADQEKLVEFCERFRHGIETESEPDSKWHLSFSLSVDPSAYRVMHSYDLRKLSKEVDFFNLKTYDLHGHWSEPLTADHHSPLTGGDDLSPEPKDSVNELAKEWVLSGVPANQIVIGLAFYGRSFKLQNANYSMPGAPAMGPGSDGGEGIPVNKICHLIRGGIRERYIPENRVPYYVIGDEWVGFDNPRSIREKAQLVAKNHLGGVAIWTVDQDDHSGACGDKWPLMFAIIHGLGPREYVSYVSAKHGSLRDLLNKKISHAHKELAFFTGAHDYRKARVKEKEVAAYTKQLAKMQAQQSAFWAQVQSSATRGGSPMPPVDKPSWTMIMNTMIRSFLLVTLITLTEVHGEFIKMCYYSAWATYRDGNTALQPENVDAFHCTHLTLAYGTIDESGRRVKFPDAFEEMHLIERMNTLRDHNEDLNMVLSVGGWMMDSEAWSNILRSKDNMEEFAKEAIVFLRFHDFDGIDLDWQYPAFRKSTAEDKERFADLLEIMRHAIETEHEPDSKWSLSLSLSVDPSAYRVINSYDLKRMTREVDFFNLKTYDLHGHWEDPMTAIHHSPLTHEESPININTLARSWAEAGVPKSMIVIGIPYYGRSFTLQNPNMTTPGSPAIGPGSDGGEGIPVNKICHIIRSGVPEQYIPEQKVPYFVMGNEWVGFDNLRSVREKAMLVASNHLGGVALWTIDQDDHQGVCGEKWPITFEVIHGLGRSEYVGYVAAKQESLRELINHKISHTAREIGYYSDTQNHTMAAKKEEELTQLQNDLALLQDQQQQQWRQVQTAATLGGKPIPPLDQPSWTI